taattaacaatctcacaactatcatggatacactcaaacccaatccacgtctacgagcataccatagcgtagaagtaactcctaaggtttgataataaacaggtgaataggtactacctcatctacttcccaaacccacaatttaattcagatcctaaccatgcaattttttgaggattgatctaatgcaataaaactgggtagtaagaggtatgatcaaagtgttacttgccttgctgatgatccgcgaaacctagagactcgtagtagcacgcttcgcactccgtgtactctatcacaaacaaacaagcatacaataagcaatcaagcaagagcacgggtaaaactcaaataaaagatctaacaagaaagttcaacttaagaactccggtttgcaaaaagaatcaaatcaaacgaaacaacaaaactcaaacgacgaaagaaacaagcttcgtttactaatttgaactaaagtcaaattttacagtagcaaaatcttgttcaagttggttaaatagaaagagggtttcgagacgaaactctaggctcttgaatcgcctgattccggtaaacaagcgaaaagttatactagaacgaaaatcggatcagaaatcgcgatcgaaaataatcgctgAAAATCcggaaaaaagaaaaactgacgaacaggctaacgaacgagcgttcgctgtctgcggttaaacggtgaaacccgttcgttaaaacgaacaaacgaacgagcgttcgctatataactaaaccgaaaaaaaccgatctaaaaaaataataaACCGCGGTTCTTAAAAAAACCAtacggttttccgaagaaaaccggcggcggcggcgtggctacctccggcggctccggcgtggcggcgcgggcggcgggtcggcggcagcggctagggttagggtttcgggcgcggggcgggctggcggcgctggtgggcttccgcggctcggggcggggcggcttataaaggcccacCCGGGCGGAGTACCGCTcaggtacggcccggagtcggtttgactttttttaagtaattccgacatgcagaaaaagaaagaaaagaaatactaaacggactccaaaatcccgaaataaattttcgccgTCTTCTAagaataagccggacaaggtgaacatttatttgagcctaaaaagcaattttgaaaaacgcatatttttcctaattcaaataaaatagcgataaaactccgaataaaaatcttatttgattttaatattaaatctctgatatttctttattttgaggaagtcattttatcccctctcttttattttttataaaagaaatatttcagagaaaaataattaaaatcaaacggtcCTCTTTttaaaaattcgagaaaaactcgaatatgaaataaattgaaatccccaactctctccgtgggtccttgagttgtgtggaATTTCTTGGatcaaatcaaaatgcaataaaatatgatatgcaatgatgatctaatatataacattccaaattgaaaatttgggatgttacaaagaagcgcaagcacaagaatgCTTCTGATGACGCCCCAtcaaagaagaagctgaagacaacgtcttcaaagaaagagcgtacTGCGGCCTCACCGCCcctcattgttgaacccatcttTGTCGCTCTTCCAGCCACCAGCAACAAAGATCGTCGCATTGTGATCCATCAGCCTGCTTCCACAGTGGCTCAcaaagatgaagaagttccagctgttgaccccatcacagctgaagacattggtcgtgaagacaatgttgaagatgatgaagtacTTCCTCAACTCGcgcaccaactggtatcatcgcctgttcttacgaacagcgaactcatcagcattggtcgtccattgacaccaattgctcaggatgattcatgggcggATCACCCTCAACAAGACACCCTCATTCATGGTGAAAAACCCAGAACTCCACCACGAcaactacatggtgcagaccaccccatcaccaaaggcgtcgcccgcatatcgcaggcttcgcaaaggccccaggccacaggtcaccatgttgagcattccggaaggggaagtgcaacaaagctcagtagcacgtcaagtgtttcctgaagccacctcTACTGCgaatgtctctgtgtctgaagctaatgctgctgaagacattccggctgcatcagccgatgaaaatcaAGAAACAAGAGAAGAGGAAAGAGTTGCAACACCCCCTGATGTTGAtccagtcattctcgaggagaatgtaactatgcccgaccctcctgttattgaagaaatggaggttgaaaacactgaggctgccacaaacaaTGCTTCTGACGCCAATGACGTCGTCATGGCCGAAGACATTGTGGAGCCTAAAGTTAATGTGGTGCCTGAAGCCACTGTGAATGTTGAAGCCACTGTTCCACCTCCAAGGCCCCCCACAATTGAACAGGCCTACAATCATGGTCAGCTTGTCACAGTCAGATGGCCCATTATGGTTCCTCCCACTGCTCCTCAAccacaatatgactatcatgtggagcagcgacctcaagttcagaagccaaagccaaggctaccCAGGCTTCCAGGTGCTGCTACATCACCAGGATCgttcagcgtggccagcttcagggcacacaacacattcttcgacaACGCCAAGAATCCATATACGAAGCAAAAGATCTCTTCTGAccgcttctggagctatcagcagcgcagctattactcctgcattctatacaatcaagagcgaatctttccacacatgcgtcttgattgtgaagctattgctgggctgcCCTATCTTGAAGAAGCGCTGGACTGCTTTCGGGATGCTGGTCTGCTGCAATTTGTAACtgataaagagcactggaatgaagagcttctgttgcaGTTCTATTCCacacttcacattcgtggctacaacagggatccgaagacatggatccttgagtggatgacaggagatgtgcaccatgaagccaaagctcaagacatcattgagctgtcttccctgcccactctaggtgagctctatgagcctggttgtcagctacactgaaatgaactgcagagtatatttcagaagcctgagccgaatatgagccagatgctcagcatgatgaagccatcgcctcaagatgctgaatatcccaaggaattcttcgtcAAAGACCTTGAGTACTTTCCCCGCATAGTTTATCATATTCTGAGGCATACTCTATGGCCGATCAAAGGAtattcttctgaagccaaactcgaaggaaccatgaagacattggtgttctatattgtcaatggcatcagattcaattcacaggatttcttcatcagacagttAGCTGCCTATGGagttgatctgtttggcttgaagttttccgtgggtgatgcgcctgatcaaaCTACATTCTTCTGTTGACTATCAACCCTCAGTGTGCAACCATCTCGTCTTTCTGCgtgaggttgatctgtctgttgaagccatctaccccgagcctgccaaggagcctttatatcttcacaatgttgatcatcaaagcttcacgaAACCAATAGAAGGAATTCATGTCCCTAATGCTGCAACTactgcttatcctctggctggcaatatgCGTGTGCCCCATCGTACCAACATCGAAGCCACTGCTagtaccattgcccaaaggcctcggaagcgttctcgtgtactcaatgaccgagagctgcttgtggccttacatcagaagcaggataagcaccacgattggctaaagcgtcagatgcagagtatcttggtggatgttaatcgcattcggaacctggccaccaagaactcatttgttgcccatgaagcctgtcggcggtcctggaagagcctcacactgTTGTgtcctgaagacgatcttcgcgaagatggcttcaccgagggcttcaagtttgattccagacctccacaaaatgcaagctggcgccgcactccctcaattgaagattctgagtattcatcttcggctgcttgttgttgcgagagtcgtcgatgaagaagacgacgccacttcaccgacCATGGATGCACTGCATCTTGACACTGCACCAAGcacttctgcaccaccaaactccaacgccgaccctgctccatcatctgctccttctgggaacgagtagatgctctatgtcttcaaacctttttggtcattactgacaaaagggggagaagcatatgagttgatagtcttcaagcgggtccttatgggtggttgctatattttgccaagtgtttacaactctcgtcttttgatacatttgattctttgggttgtaacacttaaactcgatggtcgtctgctactttttctgctactctgtgatgcgatgataaatttcgcatgaagccattccgcagacgtccatttttcattatgcatgtcattatcttcgttatatctttatatgcatgatgaattgtcttcataagttgaagagaatctccacaaagtaaaacctgccatgtgcatttgcattcaaaagaaaactacttatatgcacatcttcagggggagccttttgctacttatgaagacaatgccttaatccttaaaatttcacatacttttatccccgttgaaaacttcaaccagtttgtcatcaatcaccaaaaagggggagattgtaagtgcatctagtgccacccgtagttggttttggagtattgacgacaaacttggttgagggactaatgtgtttgtgagaattgcaggataacacaggtaatagtcccatattgattcggtttacctaccagagatgacccctaaaaatgtgtgaagacattcaagacaatggtggtatgtgaagatattcacattgaagactatgacgtgagacgacatcgcatgaagactatggagtgcgaagacatagttgtttcgtagtttccttttcttctttgttgagtcatatgaaccaccgtactgttaagtggggtccaagtgaacaaagtcagagtgactgatgtgatgctcaaccaaatcctatgtcttcgagcgaagacaatgagagcaaatcttatccagagctggatgagtcagctttacttgtagcccaagtcaagctgccgtgtgtgtttgaaatttgaccgttggacacgtgttagttccttagtgacccagggtcattttggacaaatcaggtcgggttgcctcctggctataaatagcccaccccctacaccataaattggtagctgctcagagttagtgcacggcttttgtcgtttgagagcaacccaccttcgaagcatttgagagagagatccttgcgatgacaaagcccaaaacacccagagccaaagagtgttaggcatcactgaagtctttctgtccgcgtgatctgaagacttattacacttgaggactgtgaatcctccagccggttaggcgtcgcgttctgagcatccaagagtcattgtggattgccggtgaacgaagtctgtgaaggtttgaaagtctaccttgaagacttaccagagtgattgagcgaggactaagtgtccttagctcaaggggaataaggtgaagacgcggtcttctgagttcaatctcagcctccctaaccagacgtacagttgtcacatcaactggaactggtccaacaactccttgtcctctccaagcaactggttctatctcatacctctctttacttatagtttgtcttcgtgaagtcattgcctgcttgcatgatccgATTGACTTCACTCTGTGTAGagtgttgttgtttggcttcattctatttttcattctgatccatactacctagctgctaatagtcttcgtgctttcacttcattgcttacttgactatggcttgtctagtgtagtctacctttcgctgcatatcaataggttcatttctactgtttgtcttcaaagtcGTCGTCTTttcaagactttcataaaaatcgcctattcacccccctctagtcgataactagctcttttaggaaatataaataacaactttattattgcctctagggcatttccttcattgtcgtagtgcttaggcgaagccctgcgcggatcgcttcaccatcaccgtcaccacgccgccgtgctgacgaaactctccctcgacactttgctggatcaagagttcgagcgacgtcatcgagctgaacgtgtgcagaactcagaggtgtcgtatgttcggtgcttgatcggttggatcgtgaagacgttcgactacatcaactgtgttaagctaacgcttccgctttcggtctacgagagtacgcagacacactctcgcctctcgttgctatgcatctcctaaatagattttgcgtgatcgtaggaatttttttgaaattgcatgctacgttccccaacacctcctacCTCGGCGAAGCTCTGATTTGAGGATCTCTGAGACACAAACTTCGGAGCTCCTATTCCGCGCGCAGAGCTCTGGGAAAAGGGCGCAGAGCGCAACCCCTCGCTCCCACACGTGACTTGGGCTGGCCCAATTGTGGGGCGAGGCTCCcctatttttttgtttgtttttgttttcttttctatttaatTTTTGGATTCTTTTAAAAAGTTTGGATTTAAAAGAAAGAATTTAATAAAATCTTCACTAATGTAAGAGGAAGTTCACACATTTGTAAAATGGTAAGAAATTCAAAAAGATGAACTTTTTCTGATTTTCATGACTATTTTTAATTTTTATGTACATTTTTTGTATTTTGATCAACATTCTTTGTATTTGATGAACACAATTTAAAATCAATGAACATTATTTTTAATTTGATAAATAAATTATGAATCCAAAAAcattttttattctttattttttagGATTTAAAGAAAACATTATAATTTCAAAAGTGTTCACTGATGCATAAGAATCTTCATGGATTTCAAAAATTTCAAGAATTCATAAATATGTTCACAATTctaaaaattattattttttgaatttgaCGAAGAAATTTTGCATCTCATGAAAAAAAATCAATGAAATATTCTTTAATTTGATGATGTTTTTGAAATCGATGAACATCTTTGAACAATTcatgagcattttttgaatttgatgaacgtTTTTGTTTCGGTgaataaattttgaatttgaaaataatCACCAATTGGAAAAAATGTCCACTGGTTTGATTTTTTTCCCAGATTTGAGAAAATGTTCGTGTATNNNNNNNNNNNNNNNNNNNNNNNNNNNNNNNNNNNNNNNNNNNNNNNNNNNNNNNNNNNNNNNNNNNNNNNNNNNNNNNNNNNNNNNNNNNNNNNNNNNNNNNNNNNNNNNNNNNNNNNNNNNNNNNNNNNNNNNNNNNNNNNNNNNNNNNNNNNNNNNNNNNNNNNNNNNNNNNNNNNNNNNNNNNNNNNNNNNNNNNNNNNNNNNNNNNNNNNNNNNNNNNNNNNNNNNNNNNNNNNNNNNNNNNNNNNNNNNNNNNNNNNNNNNNNNNNNNNNNNNNNNNNNNNNNNNNNNNNNNNNNNNNNNNNNNNNGGTTGGTAAGCGGTGACCCGCGCGCCAAATAGGATCTGCCCACAAACCTGGCCACTTGGCCGTGCCTGGCAGGCCAGTTCGTTAGCACGCGTGCCCGGTCCATGGCTAATCGGGCCGTGCCTGGGACGCGAGGTTGAGCACGTGTGTCGCCATGGCACGACCCTTTTTTACAACCTAAGAGGCTGAATATAGGCCCAAAACAACCAAATAGGCTGAATAATGCGCACGCTGGCGGGCTAAACATGCCGGTGAGCCGGCCTATTTACTTGTAGtgccgtgcctgggcctggaggctgGGCACGCAGGCCGACACGACACGGCCCGTGTACTAAACGTGCCCTCACGGGCCATGCCATTCCAACACACGTTTAGCCCTAGGCCGGGGCGGGCCTGCCCGGCCAGGTCTGTTGAGACCATAGTTTTAAAAACGAGACCGGAGCACCGATTCGACCAGGAAAACCAGGAACGGCATCTTGCCTTATTGGTCTTTTAGTAAAAAAAAAGTGGGAGGGGGATATTCAAAAAAATGGTGCATAAACTAAGGATGAACACCTAACCTTGAGGTAAGACACCAATAACCAACTATGCCAATAACACCTTATGATTTAATGATTTATTAATGTTTTACATCCAATATTATGTGTATTTTTCACCCGCCAAAAAAATATTATGTGTATTTCTTTGATGTGAGGTCAATGTTTTAAAACATAACTTTGAATATTCTGATTTTTTGTCGGTAAATACCTTAACCGACAGGCTCAGCGGTTTGATTTTTTAAACTATGGACCGAGACATCAGCCTCCACGAAGTACCTTAACAACTCGAGGTTCCATGATGTAGAAATTCAGACACCAATCGGATGCGGAACCTATGAAACCATGAAATCCTTGCGCTCTGCCCTCGTTATTATTTCTGTAGTATACACGTTCTCCGGGACCAGAGCGGGGCTAAGCTTAAAACTTACGAAGAAAATCAACGCTTTATACGCTATACACGCTAAGCTTAAAACCGCACAATTATCcgcaaaaagaacaaaaaaaaaaagTTTAAAACTGCACAAACACGGCACGATGATTTACAGCAGGGAACAACGAATCAAACACCTCGCGACGAGCCGCACAACACTTCGCCGCTCGCTCGATCACGACGGCCGGCTTAGCCTGCTGTCTCACCCACGGCGGCGGGGTTCCCGCCTAGTTGATCCCGAGGAACTCGCTCATGGAGAGCAGGTCGCAGAACCCTGCTCCTCCGCCCTGCATGTCCGCCTCGAACTCCCAGCAGATGCCGCCGTCGCCGAGCCCGTGCAACGAGTCCACGGCGCCGCAACGACCGTCCACCGTGCTGCTCGCGCCCTGCTGCGCCGGGCTGCAGTCGAAGGCGGCGTCCAGGGTTCTCGGAGCCATCAGGCCGGTGCCGTAGTCCATGTCCATGTCGAGCCAGTCCGCGAACATGACCTTGGGGAGCACCGGCGCGTGCGGCCGGATCAAGGCGGCCGCCGCGTCGGGCCCGGTGAGGCTGCTCGAGTCGTCGGCCGTCGACGAGGACTCAGGCGGGCCCGACGAGCCGGAGTTGGACGGCTGGTTAACGGTGCTGCGTTCGCGGCCGCTGTCGCTGGGCATCGGGCTCCGGGGCGCGTCGGAGCCGGCGGACTTGGCTGGTGCCCGCGCGCCCTCGACGCGCTTCTTCAGGTACGAGTTCCAGTAGTTCTTCACCTCGTTGTCCGTCCGGCCCGGCAGGTGCTGCGCTATCTGAGACCACCTGCGTCAGAGAAAAAATTCTCACCATGTTAGAGAAGCAAACCATGAGGTAATTTGGACTCTGAATTCTGGGTCAGCACAGCCAAGAACTAATCAAACCCAGGTTATTTTTTCTTGTGTTTTAATCTCGTTGTATTGTATTTGTACAGTCGCTCCAATAAATAAACAATGATTGTCAGAGACTTGTAGCATCAGCTACAAGTCTTCTCCCTTCAGATTGTCAATGTCAAAGCATCTGTTACCCTATCATTGCCCATTGGTCTCAACAGTTGACTGTACTAGAAGCGTGTTCACAAATGATTGTACACTCATAATATCAATCTTCATTATCAAAACTAAGCACGGTACAGTACTAACTATGATCAAGGACACAAGAAACGGAAATGATAAAACCAGCTTTGCTTGCACCGACAGGCAACTGCAAAAGACCCTTTAGCCACAAGGCTAGCGATTCTCACTTGTTCTTTCGTCCTTTTTGTCCAAAAAGAGGTTAACCGTGACCAAGCCAACTTTCCATCCAGTAGGTTAGCGAAAGCGAGGCGCTTGCTCACTGTCACCAAACCAGCACTCGAAAAGAGATGCAGTCGAGTGCCTCGATGTGGAACGCAGGCGTCGGCATCAACCGCACCACGTAAAGCGGTCTCCATGCccatgccaagacatcagcattTCCTTTTGTTTCCTCCAGCAATACGTTTTCTTTCCCTTTTATTTCACTTTCTTCCCCTGAAACTCAACTCGCCAGCAAAACGACACTGCCATGCTGACACTAGCAAATTGCGCAAGAATACTCTACTTTTCTTCCTCTTATTAAACTTCTGAGGATGATTATAGATGAAGTAgaaggaaaaaaaaacaaagaagTACTCTCTGACTGATTCAATTCAATCGCGCCTGCTAATCAGCTGACGTTATACTTGCTCTGAAGAAGGTGAGAATTGTGATGTGTGCTTGGGATGCTTACTTGTTGCCGAGTGTGGCATGGAGGCTCATGACGGTCTCCTCTTCCTCCCGGGAGAACATGCCGTGCTTCAGCCCCGGCCTCAGGTAGTTGATCCATCGCAGCCTGCAGCTCTTCCCGTTCCTCTGAAGCCCTGCAATTCACCGGACAATTTAGCCCCCACCCC
This region of Triticum aestivum cultivar Chinese Spring chromosome 2D, IWGSC CS RefSeq v2.1, whole genome shotgun sequence genomic DNA includes:
- the LOC780581 gene encoding transcription factor LAF1; translation: MGCKSCQKPKAQHRKGLWSPEEDQKLRDYIVRYGHSCWSTVPVKAGLQRNGKSCRLRWINYLRPGLKHGMFSREEEETVMSLHATLGNKWSQIAQHLPGRTDNEVKNYWNSYLKKRVEGARAPAKSAGSDAPRSPMPSDSGRERSTVNQPSNSGSSGPPESSSTADDSSSLTGPDAAAALIRPHAPVLPKVMFADWLDMDMDYGTGLMAPRTLDAAFDCSPAQQGASSTVDGRCGAVDSLHGLGDGGICWEFEADMQGGGAGFCDLLSMSEFLGIN